One genomic window of Meles meles chromosome 15, mMelMel3.1 paternal haplotype, whole genome shotgun sequence includes the following:
- the SLC5A6 gene encoding sodium-dependent multivitamin transporter — translation MSVGVSTSAPLLPTSDTDTVTSTFSLTDYVVFVLLLVLSLAIGLYHAFRGWGRHTVGQLLMADREMSCLPVALSLLATFQSAVAILGVPSEIYRFGTQYWFLGCCYFLGLLIPAHVFIPVFYRLHLTSAYEYLELRFNKAVRVCGTVTFIFQMVIYMGVVLYAPSLALNAVTGFDLWLSVLTLGIVCTVYTALGGLKAVIWTDVFQTLVMFIGQLVVIIVGSAKVGGMGHVWKVASQHGLISGIVLDPDPFVRHTFWTLAFGGVFMMLSLYGVNQAQVQRYLSSRTEKAAVLSCYAVFPCQQLVLCMSCLIGLVMFVYYQEYAMSAQQAQAAPDQFVLYFVMDLLKDLPGLPGLFVACLFSGSLSTISSAFNSLATVTMEDLIRPWFPPFSEVQAIMLSRILAFGYGLLCLGMAYVSSQMGPVLQAALSIFGMVGGPLLGLFCLGMFFPCANPPGAIVGLLAGLIMAFWIGIGSIVTNMASGMAPSPPNISSFSLPSNLTTVTMTTLMPSTTLSKPTGLRHFYSLSYLWYSAHNSTTVIVVGLIVSLLTGGMRGRTLNPRTIYPVLPKLLALLPLSCQKRFHCTSYSQDLSVDTATFPEKMSNGMLKNGRDKEAMAVPEEGSAHQGNSPTFILQETSL, via the exons ATGAGTGTGGGGGTGAGCACCTCGGCTCCCCTGCTCCCAACCTCAGACACAGACACGGTCACATCTACTTTCTCCCTCACGGACTATGTAGTGTTTGTGCTGCTGCTGGTTCTCTCCCTTGCTATCGGGCTCTACCATGCCTTTCGTGGCTGGGGCCGGCATACTGTTGGCCAGCTGCTCATGGCAGACCGAGAAATGAGCTGTCTTCCTGTGGCTCTGTCTCTGCTGGCCACCTTCCAATCAGCTGTGGCCATCTTGGGTGTTCCGTCCGAGATCTACCGATTTGGGACCCAGTATTGGTTCCTGGGCTGCTGCTATTTTCTGGGCCTGCTGATCCCAGCACACGTCTTCATCCCTGTCTTCTACCGTCTACATCTCACCAGTGCCTATGAG TATCTGGAGCTCCGATTCAATAAAGCTGTGCGGGTTTGTGGGACCGTGACCTTCATCTTTCAGATG GTGATCTACATGGGAGTTGTGCTCTATGCACCATCACTGGCCCTCAATGCAG TGACTGGCTTTGATCTGTGGCTGTCGGTGCTGACCCTAGGCATTGTTTGTACTGTCTATACTGCTCTG GGTGGGCTGAAGGCAGTCATCTGGACAGACGTGTTCCAGACGCTGGTCATGTTCATAGGGCAGCTGGTGGTTATCATTGTGGGGTCTGCCAAGGTGGGCGGCATGGGGCATGTGTGGAAAGTGGCTTCCCAGCATGGCCTCATCTCTGGGATCGT GCTGGATCCAGATCCTTTTGTACGGCACACTTTCTGGACATTGGCTTTTGGGGGTGTCTTCATGATGCTGTCCTTGTATGGGGTGAACCAGGCTCAGGTGCAGCGCTACCTCAGTTCCCGCACGGAGAAGGCTGCTGTGCT ctcctgctATGCCGTCTTCCCTTGCCAGCAGCTGGTCCTCTGCATGAGCTGCCTCATTGGCCTGGTCATGTTTGTCTACTACCAGGAGTATGCTATGAGCGCCCAGCAGGCTCAGGCAGCCCCTGACCAG TTCGTTCTCTACTTTGTGATGGATCTCCTGAAAGACCTGCCGGGCCTGCCTGGCCTCTTTGTCGCCTGCCTCTTCAGTGGCTCCCTCAG CACCATATCTTCTGCTTTTAATTCCTTGGCAACTGTTACGATGGAAGATCTGATCCGACCCTGGTTCCCTCCGTTCTCCGAAGTCCAGGCCATCATGCTTTCCAGAATCCTTG cctTTGGCTATGGGCTACTTTGTCTGGGAATGGCGTATGTTTCTTCCCAGATGGGACCTGTGCTACAG GCAGCACTCAGCATCTTTGGCATGGTTGGGGGACCGCTGCTCGGACTCTTCTGTCTTGGGATGTTCTTTCCTTGTGCCAACCCTCCT GGTGCCATTGTGGGCCTGTTGGCTGGACTCATCATGGCCTTCTGGATCGGCATCGGAAGCATAGTGACCAACATGGCCTCTGGCATGGCACCTTCTCCCCCTAATATATCCAGCTTTTCCCTGCCTAGTAACCTGACCACTGTCACCATGACCACACTGATGCCCTCAACCACCCTCTCCAA GCCTACAGGGCTGCGGCATTTCTACTCCTTGTCATATTTATGGTACAGCGCTCACAACTCAACCACAGTCATTGTGGTGGGCCTGATTGTCAGTCTGCTCACTG GGGGAATGCGGGGCCGGACCCTGAATCCTCGGACCATTTACCCAGTGTTGCCAAAGCTCCTTGCCCTCCTGCCCCTGTCCTGTCAGAAGCGATTCCACTGCACCAGCTACAGCCAG GACCTCTCCGTGGACACTGCTACATTTCCAGAAAAGATGAGTAATGGGATGTTGAAGAACGGCAGAGACAAGGAGGCCATGGCAGTGCCTGAGGAAGGCTCAGCCCACCAAGGGAACAGCCCCACCTTCATCCTCCAGGAGACCTCACTGTGA